In one Methylobacterium sp. SyP6R genomic region, the following are encoded:
- a CDS encoding YbdD/YjiX family protein — MDAETLRERWTTLTRCVCDGARLMVGQGNYDTYVAHIRKTHPDQQPMTPTEFFRERQNARFGVGGRGGFRCC, encoded by the coding sequence ATGGATGCCGAGACCTTGCGGGAGCGCTGGACGACCCTGACGCGCTGCGTCTGCGACGGCGCGCGGCTGATGGTCGGCCAGGGCAACTACGACACCTACGTCGCCCATATCCGCAAGACCCACCCCGACCAGCAGCCGATGACCCCGACCGAGTTCTTCCGCGAGCGCCAGAACGCCCGGTTCGGCGTCGGCGGCCGCGGCGGCTTCCGCTGCTGCTGA
- a CDS encoding FIST N-terminal domain-containing protein: MRGHSAQGTRTRSHRCGIQTAWTEAAGAEAAVAALAASLDVARIAHLVIFFSPVYGVEALNAALARAFPGVRVAGCTSSGEISPMAGLDRGLVAIAFPHEGFRIASTVLEAVDNLDAERAAASIRGLRCAMEKIGRGGQRFAISLIDGLANAEETVIAAIGYGLDGVPLVGGSAGDELTFSETALIHDGQVHRRAAILLLIESDFPVEIFKNDNFEPTGVKFVVTETDQEQRTVRELNAEPAAVEYANALGLDPDALTPTSFAAHPLVVRVGGDYFCRSIRHLNPDQSLSFHCAIESGVVLTLARQKDLVEATREELARLDARLGGVDLVIGFECVLRRLDAEIHQARHSIAELYRHYNVVGFETYGEQYRSMHLNQTFTGIAIGRPAGP; this comes from the coding sequence GTGCGGGGACACTCGGCGCAAGGCACGCGCACGCGCTCGCATCGCTGCGGGATCCAGACTGCCTGGACCGAGGCGGCCGGGGCCGAGGCCGCCGTGGCGGCGCTCGCCGCCTCCCTCGACGTCGCCCGCATCGCCCATCTCGTCATCTTCTTCTCGCCGGTCTACGGAGTCGAGGCGCTGAACGCCGCGCTCGCCCGCGCCTTTCCGGGGGTGCGGGTCGCCGGCTGTACCTCCTCGGGCGAGATCAGCCCGATGGCCGGGCTCGACCGCGGCCTCGTGGCCATCGCCTTCCCGCACGAGGGCTTCCGCATCGCCTCGACGGTGCTGGAGGCGGTCGACAACCTCGACGCCGAGCGGGCCGCGGCCTCGATCCGCGGCTTGCGCTGCGCCATGGAGAAGATCGGCCGCGGCGGGCAGCGTTTCGCGATCTCGCTCATCGACGGCCTCGCCAATGCCGAGGAGACGGTGATCGCCGCGATCGGCTACGGGCTCGACGGGGTGCCCCTCGTCGGCGGCTCGGCCGGGGACGAGCTGACCTTCTCCGAGACGGCGCTGATCCATGACGGGCAGGTGCATCGCCGGGCCGCGATCCTGCTGCTGATCGAGTCCGATTTCCCGGTCGAGATCTTCAAGAACGACAATTTCGAGCCGACCGGCGTCAAGTTCGTCGTCACCGAGACCGACCAGGAGCAGCGCACCGTGCGCGAGCTCAACGCCGAGCCGGCGGCGGTCGAGTACGCCAATGCGCTCGGCCTCGATCCCGACGCGCTCACGCCGACGAGCTTCGCCGCCCATCCGCTGGTGGTGCGGGTCGGCGGCGACTATTTCTGCCGCTCGATCCGCCACCTCAACCCGGACCAGTCGCTGAGCTTCCACTGCGCCATCGAGAGCGGCGTGGTGCTGACTCTGGCGCGCCAGAAGGACCTGGTCGAGGCGACCCGGGAGGAGCTGGCCCGGCTCGATGCGCGGCTCGGCGGCGTCGATCTGGTGATCGGCTTCGAATGCGTGCTGCGCCGCCTCGACGCCGAGATCCACCAGGCCCGCCACAGCATCGCCGAGCTGTACCGGCACTACAACGTCGTCGGCTTCGAGACCTATGGCGAGCAATACCGCTCGATGCACCTGAACCAGACCTTCACGGGCATCGCCATCGGCCGGCCCGCCGGCCCGTGA
- a CDS encoding DMT family transporter, producing MTPVASLTLPIAAPSARPALPALLGDQPLRGIVLVVVSTVFLSSSDATAKYLTGQLSGIEVAWLRYVGFLAVMLAAALVRAQMKRGASPFRSARPGLQVVRGIALVASSLLFLAGLRVLPVAETTAIAFVSPIFVTALSIPVLGEKVGARRWAAAFVGLLGVLIIVRPGTGAFQTAALLPIVSALFWAGALVVTRKINGYDAPQTTMTWSAIVGFLILSVLVPFVWETPNLNQVAIGAAIGFISTAGHWIVTIAYRHAPASTLVPFSYSQIIWAGLLGFLFFGTVPDAVMGLGVLVICGSGLYTAHRERMRRVPAPTGVLPAGGVR from the coding sequence GTGACACCCGTGGCCTCCCTGACGCTCCCCATCGCCGCCCCGTCCGCCCGCCCGGCCCTGCCGGCCCTGCTCGGCGACCAGCCGCTGCGCGGCATCGTGCTGGTGGTGGTCTCCACCGTCTTCCTGTCCAGCTCCGATGCCACCGCCAAGTACCTCACCGGGCAGCTCTCCGGGATCGAGGTGGCGTGGCTGCGCTATGTCGGGTTCCTGGCGGTGATGCTGGCCGCCGCCCTGGTGCGGGCGCAGATGAAGCGCGGCGCCTCGCCGTTCCGCAGCGCCCGGCCGGGCCTGCAGGTGGTGCGCGGCATCGCCCTCGTCGCCTCGTCGCTGCTGTTCCTCGCGGGCCTGCGCGTCCTGCCGGTGGCCGAGACCACGGCGATCGCCTTCGTGTCGCCGATCTTCGTCACCGCCCTGTCGATCCCGGTGCTCGGCGAGAAGGTCGGCGCCCGGCGCTGGGCCGCGGCCTTCGTCGGGCTCCTCGGCGTCCTCATCATCGTGCGGCCGGGTACCGGCGCGTTCCAGACCGCGGCCCTGCTCCCCATCGTCTCGGCCCTCTTCTGGGCCGGCGCCCTGGTGGTGACCCGCAAGATCAACGGCTACGACGCGCCCCAGACCACCATGACCTGGTCGGCCATCGTCGGCTTCCTGATCCTGTCGGTCCTCGTGCCCTTCGTCTGGGAGACCCCGAACCTCAACCAGGTCGCGATCGGCGCCGCCATCGGCTTCATCTCGACCGCCGGGCACTGGATCGTCACCATCGCCTACCGGCACGCCCCGGCCTCGACCCTGGTGCCGTTCTCCTACAGCCAGATCATCTGGGCCGGCCTCCTCGGCTTCCTGTTCTTCGGCACCGTGCCGGACGCCGTGATGGGGCTCGGCGTCCTGGTGATCTGCGGCAGCGGCCTCTACACCGCCCATCGCGAGCGCATGCGCCGCGTCCCGGCCCCGACCGGGGTGCTGCCGGCGGGTGGGGTGCGCTGA
- a CDS encoding carbon starvation CstA family protein → MTAVRKHGPWALVGALGAAALAVVATQRGESINALWIVVAAVSVYLIAYRYYSLYIADRIMRLDPTRQTPAVRHNDGLDYVPTDKYVLFGHHFAAIAGAGPLVGPVLAAQMGYLPGLLWILAGVVLAGAVQDFMVLFVSMRRDGRSLGELIRAELGTIPGIVALFGAFLIMVIILAVLALIVVKALAESPWGTFTVMATIPIALLMGVYSRWIRPGRIGEVSILGFVLLMAAILYGQTVAADPTLAAMFTFTGTQLCWMLIGYGFVASILPVWLLLAPRDYLSTFLKIGTIVGLALGILVLAPHLQMPAVTKFVDGTGPVWSGSLFPFLFITIACGAVSGFHSLISSGTTPKLIDNEVNARFIGYGGMLMESFVAVMALVAATVIDPGVYFTMNSPGAVIGTTPESASAAVTAMGFPISPETIKQTAADVGEHSVISRAGGAPTLAVGMAHIISNVVGGKAMMAFWYHFAILFEALFILTAVDAGTRAGRFMLQDLIGVAVPAFKDTSSWGPSIVATGLCVAAWGFFLYQGVTDPLGGVNTLWPLFGISNQMLAAIALTLCTVVIFKMKRERYALVTIVPTLWLVACTLTAGLQKVFSADPRVGFLAHAERYATALAEGKVLAPAKTADQMRQIVLNDRIDAVLALVFVGVVVAIIAFGVQACLKAYRADRWTAVEADPRIVPAAAE, encoded by the coding sequence ATGACTGCCGTCCGGAAGCACGGACCCTGGGCCCTCGTGGGCGCGCTCGGGGCCGCCGCCCTCGCCGTGGTGGCGACGCAGCGCGGCGAGAGCATCAACGCCCTCTGGATCGTCGTCGCGGCGGTCTCGGTCTACCTGATCGCCTACCGCTACTACTCGCTCTACATCGCCGACCGCATCATGCGGCTCGACCCGACCCGCCAGACCCCGGCGGTCCGCCACAATGACGGGCTCGATTACGTCCCGACCGACAAATACGTGCTGTTCGGCCACCATTTCGCGGCGATCGCGGGCGCCGGCCCGCTCGTCGGCCCGGTGCTCGCCGCGCAGATGGGCTACCTGCCGGGCCTGCTCTGGATCCTCGCCGGCGTGGTGCTCGCCGGCGCCGTGCAGGACTTCATGGTGCTGTTCGTCTCGATGCGCCGCGACGGCCGCTCGCTCGGCGAGCTGATCCGCGCCGAGCTCGGCACGATTCCCGGCATCGTCGCCTTGTTCGGCGCCTTCCTGATCATGGTCATCATCCTGGCGGTGCTGGCGCTCATCGTCGTCAAGGCGCTGGCCGAGAGCCCCTGGGGCACCTTCACGGTGATGGCGACGATCCCGATCGCGCTGCTGATGGGCGTCTATTCGCGCTGGATCCGCCCGGGCCGCATCGGCGAGGTCTCGATCCTCGGCTTCGTGCTGCTGATGGCGGCGATCCTCTACGGCCAGACCGTCGCCGCCGACCCGACGCTCGCGGCCATGTTCACCTTCACCGGCACGCAGCTCTGCTGGATGCTGATCGGGTACGGCTTCGTCGCCTCGATCCTGCCGGTCTGGCTGCTGCTCGCGCCGCGCGACTACCTCTCGACCTTCCTCAAGATCGGCACCATCGTCGGCCTGGCGCTCGGCATCCTGGTGCTGGCGCCCCATCTCCAGATGCCCGCGGTGACGAAGTTCGTCGACGGCACCGGCCCGGTCTGGTCGGGCTCGCTGTTCCCGTTCCTGTTCATCACCATCGCCTGCGGCGCGGTCTCAGGGTTCCACAGCCTGATCTCGTCGGGCACGACGCCGAAGCTGATCGACAACGAGGTCAATGCCCGCTTCATCGGCTATGGCGGCATGCTGATGGAGTCCTTCGTCGCCGTGATGGCGCTCGTCGCCGCCACCGTCATCGATCCGGGCGTGTACTTCACCATGAACTCGCCCGGCGCCGTGATCGGCACCACGCCCGAGAGCGCCTCGGCGGCGGTCACCGCCATGGGCTTCCCGATCTCACCTGAGACCATCAAGCAGACCGCCGCGGATGTCGGCGAGCACAGCGTGATCTCGCGGGCCGGCGGCGCGCCGACGCTCGCGGTCGGCATGGCCCACATCATCTCGAACGTCGTCGGCGGCAAGGCGATGATGGCGTTCTGGTACCACTTCGCCATCCTGTTCGAGGCCCTGTTCATCCTCACGGCGGTCGATGCGGGGACCCGGGCCGGACGCTTCATGCTCCAGGACCTGATCGGCGTCGCGGTGCCGGCCTTCAAGGACACCTCGTCCTGGGGGCCGAGCATCGTGGCGACGGGTCTGTGCGTCGCGGCCTGGGGCTTCTTCCTGTACCAGGGCGTCACCGATCCGCTGGGCGGCGTGAACACCCTGTGGCCGCTCTTCGGCATCTCGAACCAGATGCTGGCGGCGATCGCGCTGACGCTCTGCACCGTGGTGATCTTCAAGATGAAGCGGGAGCGCTACGCCCTCGTCACCATCGTGCCGACGCTCTGGCTCGTCGCCTGCACGCTCACCGCCGGCCTCCAGAAGGTCTTCTCCGCCGATCCGCGGGTGGGCTTCCTGGCCCATGCCGAGCGCTACGCGACCGCGCTCGCCGAGGGCAAGGTGCTGGCCCCGGCCAAGACCGCCGACCAGATGCGCCAGATCGTCCTCAACGACCGCATCGACGCGGTGCTGGCGCTGGTCTTCGTCGGCGTCGTGGTGGCGATCATCGCCTTCGGCGTGCAGGCCTGCCTCAAGGCCTACCGGGCCGACCGGTGGACCGCCGTCGAGGCGGATCCGCGGATCGTGCCGGCGGCGGCGGAGTAA
- a CDS encoding response regulator, with product MVGLTSSAPGVSLPRPDGAPTPVAEGSDMHLIIVDDHPLFRDALSSAVRLAFPAAEVEEADGIESACAALSRGRSIDLTLLDLTMQGVNGFDGLIAIRTRFPRIPVLVVSGLDDPRIVREALAHGAAGFVPKAAGKPVLIRAITDVLNGAVFVPEGVSGPAEAPGRKAGKAPIAERIAELTPQQVRVLLMIRQGKLNKQIAHELGVGDSTVKAHVSEILRKLGVISRTQIVIETANLDYDHILAGLPSS from the coding sequence ATGGTGGGATTGACCAGTTCGGCCCCCGGGGTGTCTCTTCCACGGCCGGACGGGGCGCCGACGCCCGTCGCCGAGGGGTCGGACATGCACCTGATCATCGTGGACGATCATCCGCTGTTCCGCGATGCCCTGAGCAGCGCGGTGCGCCTCGCCTTCCCGGCCGCCGAGGTCGAGGAGGCGGACGGCATCGAGAGCGCCTGCGCGGCCCTGTCCCGCGGCCGCTCGATCGACCTGACCCTGCTCGACCTCACCATGCAGGGCGTCAACGGTTTCGACGGGCTGATCGCCATCCGCACCCGCTTCCCGCGCATCCCGGTGCTGGTGGTCTCGGGGCTCGACGATCCACGCATCGTGCGCGAGGCGCTCGCCCACGGCGCCGCCGGCTTCGTGCCGAAGGCCGCCGGCAAGCCGGTGCTGATCCGCGCCATCACCGACGTGCTCAACGGCGCGGTCTTCGTGCCCGAGGGCGTGTCGGGCCCGGCCGAGGCCCCCGGCCGCAAGGCCGGCAAGGCGCCGATCGCCGAGCGCATCGCCGAGCTGACCCCGCAGCAGGTCCGGGTGCTGCTGATGATCCGCCAGGGCAAGCTCAACAAGCAGATCGCCCACGAGCTCGGCGTCGGTGATTCGACCGTGAAGGCGCACGTCTCGGAGATCCTGCGCAAGCTCGGGGTCATCAGCCGGACCCAGATCGTGATCGAGACCGCGAATTTGGATTACGATCACATCCTGGCGGGTTTGCCATCGAGCTGA
- a CDS encoding phospholipase A2 family protein yields MLAQDVQDDPAASVVEGSEAPTGPGERSAIPKTLRASGSRAGGPANDLNPGGRPEEPAPPKGDLGGVVAGKALFHGNYCGKGQRGEGLAPIDDLDAACMRHDACYDAAGYSSCACDAALKREASVVADSGSASLEVRRRALSVIEATGAMECRAP; encoded by the coding sequence ATCCTGGCGCAGGACGTCCAGGACGACCCCGCGGCGTCCGTCGTCGAGGGGAGCGAGGCCCCGACCGGGCCCGGCGAGCGATCCGCCATCCCCAAGACCCTGCGCGCCTCCGGGTCGAGGGCCGGCGGGCCTGCCAACGACCTCAATCCCGGCGGCCGCCCCGAGGAGCCGGCCCCTCCCAAGGGCGACCTCGGCGGGGTCGTCGCCGGCAAGGCGCTGTTCCACGGCAATTACTGCGGCAAGGGGCAACGCGGCGAGGGCCTGGCCCCGATCGACGACCTCGACGCCGCCTGCATGCGCCACGACGCCTGCTACGATGCGGCGGGGTACAGCTCGTGCGCCTGCGATGCGGCGCTGAAGCGCGAGGCGTCGGTGGTCGCGGACAGCGGGAGCGCCTCGCTGGAGGTGCGTCGCAGGGCCCTCAGCGTGATCGAGGCCACCGGGGCGATGGAGTGCCGCGCGCCCTGA
- a CDS encoding Tex family protein translates to MSSITQRIATELGAQEWQVKAAVDLLDGGSTVPFIARYRKEVTGTLDDAQLRNLEERLRYLRELEARRAAILESVQSQGKLDDALRGQFLAADTKARLEDLYLPFKPKRRTKAQIAREAGLAPLAEALLSRPDQVPLQAASAFVDEAKGVATPEAALEGARAILVERFSENAELLGHLREAFWTRGKLVSKVREGKAQEGAKFSDYFDFSEPLTRLPSHRVLALFRAEKEEVLDLRLDEAPEGVDAQSLYDGRIALSAGIQDRGRPGDRWLMEAVRWAWRTKLRLSIELDLRARLWDAAETEGVRVFAGNLRDLLLAAPAGARPTLGLDPGYRTGVKVAVVDATGKVVATDTIYPHEPRRDWTGSLMTLARLCRAHGVELVAIGNGTASRETDKLAAELIAKQPDLKLTKVMVSEAGASVYSASAYASAELPGLDVSLRGAVSIARRLQDPLAELVKIEPKAIGVGQYQHDLAEGKLSRSLDAVVEDCVNGVGVDVNTASGPLLARVSGLSERVAQNIVSHRDSNGPFRSRSGLKKVAGLGPKAFELSAGFLRIQNGDDPLDASGVHPEAYPVVRRILQATKSDIKAVIGNGAVLKGLNPRTFTDETFGLPTVTDIIAELEKPGRDPRPTFRTATFQEGVEKIGDLKPGMVLEGVVTNVAAFGAFVDIGVHQDGLVHISALSKTFVKDPRAVVKPGDVVRAKVLEVDVPRKRISLTLRLDDEVGARPAREQGGQHRDAPRRDAPRPQPRREEPAGGGALADALRKAGLDRGSRR, encoded by the coding sequence ATGTCCAGCATCACCCAGCGCATCGCCACCGAACTCGGCGCGCAGGAATGGCAGGTCAAGGCGGCGGTGGACCTGCTCGACGGCGGGTCGACGGTGCCGTTCATCGCCCGCTACCGCAAGGAAGTGACGGGCACCCTCGACGACGCGCAGCTGCGCAATCTGGAGGAGCGCCTGCGCTACCTGCGCGAGCTGGAAGCGCGCCGCGCCGCGATCCTCGAGAGCGTGCAGTCGCAGGGCAAGCTCGACGATGCCTTGCGGGGGCAGTTCCTCGCCGCCGACACCAAGGCCCGGCTCGAGGACCTCTACCTGCCGTTCAAGCCGAAGCGCCGGACCAAGGCGCAGATCGCCCGCGAGGCGGGCCTCGCACCGCTCGCCGAGGCTTTGCTCTCGCGCCCCGATCAGGTGCCGCTTCAGGCAGCCTCCGCCTTCGTCGACGAAGCCAAGGGCGTGGCGACCCCGGAGGCGGCGCTGGAGGGCGCCCGCGCCATCCTGGTCGAGCGGTTCTCCGAGAATGCCGAGTTGCTCGGGCACCTGCGCGAGGCGTTCTGGACCCGCGGCAAGCTCGTGTCCAAGGTCCGCGAGGGCAAGGCGCAGGAAGGCGCCAAGTTCTCGGACTATTTCGACTTCTCCGAGCCCCTGACCCGCCTCCCCTCGCATCGGGTCCTCGCGCTCTTCCGGGCTGAGAAGGAAGAGGTGCTGGACCTGCGCCTCGACGAGGCACCCGAGGGCGTCGACGCGCAGAGCCTCTACGATGGCCGCATCGCCCTCTCCGCCGGCATCCAGGATCGCGGCCGGCCCGGCGACCGCTGGCTGATGGAGGCGGTGCGCTGGGCCTGGCGCACCAAGCTCAGGCTCTCGATCGAGCTCGACCTGCGCGCGCGCCTCTGGGACGCGGCGGAAACGGAAGGCGTCCGGGTCTTTGCCGGCAACCTGCGCGACCTGCTGCTCGCCGCGCCCGCCGGCGCGCGCCCGACGCTGGGCCTCGATCCCGGCTACCGCACCGGCGTGAAGGTCGCGGTGGTGGATGCCACCGGCAAGGTGGTGGCGACCGACACGATCTACCCGCACGAGCCTCGCCGCGACTGGACCGGCTCGCTGATGACGCTGGCCAGGCTCTGCCGAGCCCATGGAGTGGAACTCGTCGCCATCGGCAACGGCACCGCCTCGCGGGAGACCGACAAGCTCGCCGCCGAGCTGATCGCCAAGCAGCCGGACTTGAAGCTCACCAAGGTGATGGTGTCGGAGGCCGGCGCCTCGGTCTACTCGGCCTCCGCCTATGCCAGCGCGGAACTGCCGGGGCTCGACGTGTCCTTGCGCGGCGCGGTCTCGATCGCCCGGCGTCTCCAGGATCCGCTGGCGGAACTGGTGAAGATCGAGCCGAAGGCGATCGGCGTCGGCCAGTACCAGCACGATCTGGCGGAAGGAAAGCTGTCGCGCTCGCTGGACGCGGTGGTGGAGGATTGCGTGAACGGCGTCGGGGTCGACGTGAACACCGCGTCGGGCCCGCTGCTCGCCCGGGTCTCGGGTCTCAGCGAGCGGGTGGCGCAGAACATCGTCAGCCACCGCGACAGCAACGGGCCGTTCCGCAGCCGCTCGGGGCTGAAGAAGGTCGCGGGGCTGGGCCCCAAGGCGTTCGAATTGTCGGCGGGCTTCCTGCGGATCCAGAACGGCGACGACCCGCTCGACGCCTCCGGCGTGCATCCGGAGGCCTATCCGGTGGTACGCCGCATCCTCCAGGCGACGAAGAGCGACATCAAGGCGGTGATCGGCAACGGCGCGGTGCTCAAGGGCCTGAATCCAAGGACTTTCACCGACGAGACCTTCGGGCTGCCGACCGTCACCGACATCATCGCCGAGCTGGAAAAGCCCGGCCGCGACCCACGCCCGACCTTCAGGACCGCGACCTTCCAGGAGGGCGTCGAAAAGATCGGCGACCTCAAGCCCGGCATGGTGCTGGAGGGTGTGGTGACCAACGTCGCGGCCTTCGGCGCCTTCGTGGATATCGGCGTCCACCAGGACGGGCTCGTCCACATCTCGGCCCTGTCCAAGACCTTCGTGAAGGACCCCCGCGCGGTGGTGAAGCCCGGCGACGTGGTGCGGGCCAAGGTGCTGGAGGTGGATGTGCCGCGCAAGCGCATCTCGCTGACCTTGCGCCTCGACGACGAGGTCGGCGCCCGCCCGGCCCGGGAGCAGGGCGGCCAGCACCGCGACGCGCCCCGCCGCGACGCCCCGCGTCCGCAACCCCGCCGCGAGGAGCCGGCGGGGGGCGGGGCGCTGGCGGATGCGTTGCGCAAGGCGGGGCTCGATCGCGGGTCGCGGCGCTGA
- a CDS encoding ATP-binding response regulator, giving the protein MTEDVAALHRRIAKLERINAALMSQVERTMDQRGSAYSLFQTAITLEGQVRSRTEELTALMRSLERSNQALTAAKEEAERANRSKTRFLAAASHDLLQPLNAARLSISALAEMRMGPEPRIVVGQVERGLQTIEDLIKTLLDISKLDAGLIQPVVRPVRVADVLESIEASFGPLAARKGLRLSVRGGRYWVSSDLVLLQRILQNLVSNAIRYTAAGGVLVAARRRGPEIRIDVVDSGSGIPEDERELIFEEFHRGGRESVDGEIALGLGLSIVRRSAQALGHPLSLESRVGHGSRFSLHLTPCAAEPPRPAPSLVPPTSLTGARIALIENDKAALEALARLFHGWDANAFAARDHLSLVRLLGTTWSPDVVVADFHLDGGACGLDTVEWLRSVHGHDIPAVITTADHSSEVEARVRAARCELVHKPLKPAQLRALLAHLLSRG; this is encoded by the coding sequence ATGACCGAGGACGTCGCGGCCCTCCACCGCCGCATCGCCAAGCTGGAGCGCATCAACGCCGCCCTGATGTCCCAGGTCGAGCGCACGATGGACCAGCGCGGCAGCGCCTATTCCCTGTTCCAGACCGCCATCACCCTCGAGGGCCAGGTCCGCTCCCGCACCGAGGAACTGACGGCGCTGATGCGCAGCCTCGAGCGCTCGAACCAGGCGCTCACCGCCGCCAAGGAGGAGGCGGAGCGGGCCAACCGCTCGAAGACCCGCTTCCTCGCCGCCGCGAGCCACGACCTGCTCCAGCCCCTCAACGCCGCCCGGCTGTCGATCTCGGCGCTGGCCGAGATGCGGATGGGGCCGGAGCCCCGCATCGTCGTCGGCCAGGTCGAGCGCGGGTTGCAGACGATCGAAGACCTGATCAAGACGCTCCTCGACATCTCGAAGCTCGATGCCGGGCTGATCCAGCCGGTGGTGCGCCCGGTGCGGGTCGCCGACGTGCTGGAGAGCATCGAGGCGAGCTTCGGGCCGCTCGCCGCCCGCAAGGGCCTGCGCCTGTCGGTGCGCGGCGGCCGGTACTGGGTGTCGAGCGACCTCGTGCTGCTCCAGCGCATCCTGCAGAACCTGGTCTCGAACGCGATCCGCTACACCGCCGCCGGCGGCGTGCTGGTGGCGGCCCGCCGGCGCGGGCCCGAGATCCGGATCGACGTGGTCGATTCCGGCTCCGGCATCCCGGAGGACGAGCGGGAACTGATCTTCGAGGAGTTCCATCGCGGCGGGCGCGAGAGCGTCGACGGCGAGATCGCGCTCGGCCTCGGCCTGTCGATCGTCCGGCGCTCGGCCCAGGCGCTCGGGCATCCCTTGAGCCTCGAATCCCGGGTCGGCCACGGTTCGCGCTTCAGCCTGCACCTCACGCCCTGCGCGGCCGAGCCCCCCCGGCCCGCCCCCTCGCTGGTGCCGCCGACGAGCCTCACCGGCGCCCGCATCGCGCTGATCGAGAACGACAAGGCGGCGTTGGAGGCGCTGGCGCGGCTCTTCCACGGCTGGGACGCCAACGCCTTCGCGGCCCGCGACCACCTGAGCCTGGTGCGGCTGCTCGGGACGACCTGGAGCCCGGACGTGGTCGTCGCCGATTTCCACCTCGACGGCGGCGCCTGCGGCCTCGACACCGTGGAATGGCTGCGCTCCGTCCACGGCCACGACATCCCGGCGGTCATCACCACCGCCGACCATTCCTCCGAGGTCGAGGCCCGGGTGCGGGCGGCGCGCTGCGAGCTGGTGCACAAGCCGCTCAAGCCCGCCCAGCTGCGGGCTTTGCTCGCTCATCTGCTGAGCCGCGGCTGA